A region of Thiofilum sp. DNA encodes the following proteins:
- a CDS encoding low molecular weight protein tyrosine phosphatase family protein yields MLHVLFICSQNKLRSPTAEHVFADWVGIETSSAGLNSSAETPVSPELLAWADLIFVMEKAHRNKLSKRFKSYLQHQKIICLNIPDEYDYMDEALIRILHQKVPPFLPPLL; encoded by the coding sequence TTGCTACACGTACTCTTTATTTGTAGCCAAAATAAACTGCGTAGTCCTACAGCAGAGCATGTATTTGCCGATTGGGTTGGTATAGAAACTAGCTCGGCGGGCTTGAATAGTAGTGCTGAAACTCCAGTTTCTCCTGAGCTATTAGCGTGGGCTGATCTCATTTTTGTTATGGAAAAGGCGCACCGCAACAAATTATCTAAGCGTTTTAAATCCTATTTGCAGCATCAAAAAATTATTTGCTTAAATATCCCCGATGAGTATGACTATATGGATGAGGCATTGATTAGAATTCTCCACCAAAAAGTCCCGCCCTTTTTGCCTCCGCTGCTATAA
- a CDS encoding DUF1131 family protein — protein sequence MKHDWKAWLLPLVVSALSAGSLSGCNDSDASLHQPQPTNPIHYLSQDGVGPINAATPFNLRLIGDAFQGLNVTEETNFIEGDKYPVITIKQRTKPLLTINPDHEHSKVFSVIVHDNYIGNRLEHKIGTKFVDIYPADKIEDCVPGMEDLAGKVLCRAPNTGNILYLFSGTWDGPNNNLPPLPVLANWQIESFIWKPPLQTASTPPVPAFPEPAN from the coding sequence ATGAAACATGATTGGAAAGCATGGCTACTACCCCTAGTAGTCAGTGCCTTAAGTGCTGGAAGCTTATCGGGTTGCAATGATAGTGATGCCTCGCTGCATCAGCCTCAACCAACCAACCCTATTCACTATCTATCTCAAGATGGAGTAGGACCGATTAATGCCGCTACCCCCTTTAATTTACGTTTAATTGGTGATGCCTTTCAGGGCTTAAATGTCACCGAAGAAACCAACTTTATTGAAGGGGATAAATATCCGGTCATTACCATTAAACAACGCACTAAGCCACTACTCACCATCAATCCAGACCACGAACACAGTAAGGTTTTTTCTGTGATTGTGCATGACAACTATATCGGTAATCGACTAGAGCATAAGATTGGGACTAAATTTGTCGACATTTATCCTGCGGATAAAATAGAGGATTGCGTCCCCGGTATGGAGGATTTAGCTGGCAAAGTACTCTGTCGTGCCCCTAATACTGGTAATATTTTGTATTTATTCAGTGGCACATGGGATGGCCCTAATAATAATTTGCCACCTTTACCCGTGCTGGCGAATTGGCAGATTGAGTCCTTCATTTGGAAGCCGCCCTTACAAACAGCGAGCACTCCACCCGTTCCGGCTTTTCCAGAACCTGCTAACTAA
- a CDS encoding AAA family ATPase — protein sequence MIARKLHTILIDYLHQFPAVALLGARQAGKTTLAQSLTDSFPDCLYLDLESYHDRQKLTDPEAYLSQYENRLVILDEVPRLPEIFQPLRSLIDRGRRKGFKTARFLLLGSASGDLLRQSGESLAGRIAYLELPPFQALELPWEQQERLWVRGGFPDSFLATQDKQSLIWRQNLISTYLERDIPSYGARLPAETLRRL from the coding sequence ATGATAGCACGTAAACTACACACTATTCTGATCGACTACTTACATCAGTTTCCCGCTGTGGCGCTACTAGGCGCACGTCAAGCAGGTAAAACCACCTTGGCACAAAGCCTAACAGACTCCTTTCCTGACTGTTTGTATCTAGACCTCGAAAGCTACCACGATAGACAAAAGCTTACTGATCCCGAAGCCTATCTGAGTCAATACGAAAATCGATTAGTCATTCTCGATGAAGTTCCGCGCTTACCAGAAATCTTTCAACCCTTACGCAGCCTCATTGATCGCGGGCGACGCAAAGGATTCAAAACCGCACGCTTTTTACTCTTAGGCTCGGCTTCAGGTGACCTACTGCGTCAATCAGGAGAAAGCCTCGCTGGACGCATTGCCTATTTAGAGTTACCTCCTTTTCAAGCGCTTGAATTACCTTGGGAACAGCAAGAGCGCCTTTGGGTGCGAGGCGGCTTTCCTGATAGCTTTTTGGCAACACAAGATAAACAAAGCCTGATTTGGCGGCAAAATTTAATCAGTACCTATTTAGAGCGTGATATTCCCTCGTATGGTGCTCGTCTACCTGCTGAAACCTTGCGCCGCTTATAG
- a CDS encoding ATP-binding cassette domain-containing protein, which produces MLVFSDLSLRRGSKELLTQTTFSIHPGQRVGLTGANGTGKSTLISLIRGEIGADSGNFSRPPNWILAHVKQETPSSSQSALDYALEGDAEYVTLKKELDHAEGVRLGELHAKLDAIDGYTIESRAATLLHGLGFKPAEIRNPVSSFSGGWRMRLNLAQALMCRSDLLLLDEPTNHLDLDAVIWLQEWLKSYRGTLILISHDREFLDDICTQIAHIEQGRLTLYTGNYSTFEITRAERLAQQQSAYEKQKREREHIQSYVDRFRAQATKARQAQSRLKALERMEAIAPAHVDSPFNFSFREPEKLPDRLLHIKEVNLGYGEKRIINQVELQILPSDRIGLIGPNGAGKSTLIKFLAGKLKEQGGIYWQAQDLKIGYFAQHQLEQLNPNESPLQHLRNLDKQAREQDLRNYLGGFAFHGARVEEAVAPFSGGEKARLALALLIYQRPNLLLLDEPTNHLDLEMRLALSMALQAFAGAMVIVSHDCHMLKTVTDKLILVDSGKATEFEGDLEDYAVWLQNRFKQEELESNPLANTPVINAQSSAARKDQRRESAEKRKRLQPLKNKVDKLEKQMATLQQKKSQLETQLGDSDLYAEAKKELLKQVLLDKANIDAELENVEMEWMEVLEEYEIAQAED; this is translated from the coding sequence ATGTTAGTGTTTTCCGATTTAAGCCTGCGTCGTGGCAGTAAAGAACTACTCACTCAAACCACCTTCAGTATCCACCCCGGACAGCGTGTGGGGCTTACGGGTGCGAATGGAACGGGTAAATCTACGCTAATCTCATTGATTCGGGGTGAAATCGGTGCAGATAGTGGCAATTTTAGCCGTCCGCCTAACTGGATATTAGCGCATGTTAAACAAGAAACCCCTTCTAGCTCCCAATCAGCACTCGATTATGCGCTGGAAGGGGATGCCGAATATGTGACGCTTAAAAAGGAGCTAGACCATGCTGAAGGTGTGCGTCTCGGTGAGTTACACGCTAAACTAGACGCGATTGATGGCTATACCATTGAAAGTCGAGCGGCAACCCTATTGCATGGTTTGGGTTTTAAGCCTGCTGAAATTCGCAATCCAGTGAGTAGTTTTTCCGGTGGTTGGCGCATGCGTTTAAATTTAGCGCAAGCCCTTATGTGTCGCTCCGATCTATTGCTACTCGATGAACCTACCAACCATCTCGATCTAGATGCAGTGATTTGGCTGCAAGAATGGCTCAAAAGCTATCGCGGTACACTCATTCTCATTTCTCATGACCGCGAGTTTTTGGATGATATTTGTACCCAAATTGCTCATATCGAACAGGGACGCTTAACGCTCTATACAGGCAATTATTCCACCTTTGAAATCACCCGTGCCGAACGTTTGGCCCAACAACAATCCGCCTATGAAAAGCAAAAACGTGAGCGCGAGCATATTCAAAGCTATGTCGACCGTTTTCGTGCTCAAGCCACCAAAGCCCGTCAAGCCCAAAGTCGTCTAAAAGCCCTAGAGCGTATGGAGGCTATAGCCCCCGCTCATGTGGATTCGCCCTTTAATTTTAGTTTCCGCGAGCCAGAAAAATTACCAGATCGCCTTTTACATATTAAAGAGGTCAATTTAGGTTACGGTGAAAAACGCATTATTAATCAGGTTGAATTACAAATCTTACCCAGTGATCGTATTGGTTTAATTGGTCCCAATGGTGCGGGTAAATCAACTTTAATTAAATTTCTGGCAGGTAAATTAAAGGAGCAAGGTGGTATTTATTGGCAAGCACAAGATTTAAAAATTGGCTATTTTGCTCAGCATCAATTAGAGCAATTAAATCCCAATGAATCACCTTTGCAACATTTACGCAATTTAGATAAACAAGCGCGAGAACAAGATTTACGTAATTACTTAGGCGGTTTTGCGTTTCATGGGGCACGAGTAGAGGAAGCGGTTGCACCGTTTTCAGGTGGCGAAAAAGCGCGTTTAGCCCTAGCTTTATTAATCTATCAACGCCCAAATTTATTACTCCTCGATGAGCCGACCAACCATCTCGATTTAGAAATGCGTTTAGCATTAAGTATGGCATTGCAAGCCTTTGCGGGAGCAATGGTGATTGTATCGCATGATTGCCATATGCTGAAAACTGTCACTGATAAATTAATTTTAGTGGATAGTGGAAAGGCGACTGAGTTTGAGGGCGATTTAGAAGATTATGCGGTTTGGTTACAAAATCGTTTTAAGCAGGAGGAGTTAGAAAGTAATCCTTTAGCCAATACTCCAGTTATTAATGCTCAATCGAGTGCAGCTCGTAAAGATCAACGTCGTGAATCAGCCGAAAAACGCAAGCGTTTACAGCCGCTAAAAAATAAAGTCGATAAATTAGAAAAACAGATGGCAACGCTTCAGCAAAAGAAATCCCAATTAGAAACTCAATTAGGGGATAGTGATTTATATGCTGAGGCTAAAAAGGAATTACTAAAACAAGTATTACTTGATAAAGCTAATATCGATGCTGAATTAGAAAATGTGGAAATGGAATGGATGGAGGTCTTAGAGGAGTATGAAATTGCTCAGGCAGAGGATTAG
- a CDS encoding NlpC/P60 family protein gives MSKYIVLAFTTLCLITVLGITYYPVNNTLLKLALIASLIGLWLGVLYLGWYKRMLRFLIVMLPILLAIPIFLPSKNINPDQLRQSYLDHMLALQNTPYYWGGENMRGIDCSGLPRRALREALLSEGIEHANGQAFRSYIDQWWHDTSAKAMSQGYRNYTQPIGTTGTIQTMAYSALIAGDLAVTANGVHVMVYLGNNQWIQADPNAKKVHVQNGRTDTNYWFNVPVTTHRWQILAK, from the coding sequence ATGTCAAAATATATAGTACTTGCCTTTACCACACTTTGTTTAATCACAGTACTCGGCATCACTTATTATCCCGTCAATAATACCCTACTCAAACTTGCTCTGATTGCTAGCTTAATAGGGTTATGGCTAGGAGTACTTTATTTAGGTTGGTATAAAAGAATGTTACGTTTTTTGATAGTAATGCTACCTATTTTATTAGCTATACCTATATTTCTGCCCAGCAAAAATATTAATCCTGATCAATTAAGGCAAAGCTACTTGGACCATATGCTGGCTTTACAAAACACTCCCTATTATTGGGGTGGTGAAAATATGCGTGGGATTGATTGTTCTGGTTTGCCACGTCGAGCACTGCGAGAGGCGCTCTTAAGTGAGGGGATTGAGCACGCTAATGGTCAAGCCTTTCGTAGCTATATTGATCAGTGGTGGCATGACACCAGCGCTAAAGCTATGAGTCAAGGCTACCGTAATTATACTCAACCTATTGGTACAACAGGTACTATTCAAACGATGGCCTATAGTGCTTTGATAGCGGGTGATTTAGCAGTAACCGCTAATGGTGTACACGTTATGGTATATCTAGGCAATAACCAATGGATTCAGGCTGATCCTAATGCTAAAAAAGTTCACGTACAAAATGGGCGCACCGATACTAATTACTGGTTTAATGTTCCGGTGACTACCCATCGTTGGCAAATCTTAGCGAAATAG
- a CDS encoding 5'-3' exonuclease H3TH domain-containing protein: MLNPSTPPTQAVWLVDTSIYVYRAWHTKELPLLDQQGHPINAVRGFLRWLYAFLHENQPTQIAFAFDEAQIHSIRRNLSPSYKAQRKPVPDELKYQFQLCREFLTALGLVTYSSPQFEADDIIGTWVQQQDAHTPCHIISGDKDLMQLVRDIDVWWDYGKRPPLNEGKIKKATGVWPKQIPDQLALAGDAADNIKGIDGIGLASAAKILHKFTSIEVLFMRLPEMAQLKHLRYAKLLQERIGQQEAPLRLNKQLTKICCDVPNVPQDLKRKATDLETLSLLGEQLGLSSEQLALWAKV; the protein is encoded by the coding sequence ATGTTAAATCCCTCTACTCCTCCCACGCAAGCCGTTTGGTTAGTGGATACCAGTATCTATGTTTATCGCGCTTGGCATACCAAAGAACTACCGCTCTTAGATCAACAGGGACACCCTATTAATGCAGTACGTGGTTTTTTGCGTTGGCTTTATGCTTTTTTACACGAAAATCAACCTACGCAAATAGCTTTTGCCTTTGACGAGGCGCAGATTCACAGTATTAGGCGTAACCTATCCCCAAGCTATAAAGCGCAGCGCAAACCTGTACCGGATGAGCTGAAATATCAATTTCAGTTATGCCGCGAGTTTTTAACCGCTTTAGGATTAGTGACTTACTCTAGCCCACAATTTGAGGCGGATGACATTATTGGCACTTGGGTACAACAGCAAGACGCGCATACTCCGTGCCATATTATTAGTGGCGATAAGGACTTAATGCAGTTGGTACGTGATATTGATGTATGGTGGGATTACGGTAAACGCCCGCCCTTGAATGAGGGTAAGATTAAAAAAGCTACTGGAGTCTGGCCTAAACAAATCCCTGATCAATTAGCCCTTGCAGGTGATGCGGCAGATAATATTAAAGGCATTGATGGTATTGGTTTAGCGAGTGCGGCTAAGATTTTGCATAAGTTTACCTCGATTGAAGTGCTATTCATGCGTTTGCCCGAAATGGCTCAACTTAAACATTTACGCTATGCCAAGCTACTGCAAGAGCGTATTGGTCAACAAGAAGCACCGCTTAGACTCAATAAGCAATTGACTAAAATCTGCTGCGATGTGCCCAACGTACCACAAGATTTAAAGCGGAAAGCTACTGACTTAGAGACATTGAGTCTATTAGGCGAACAATTAGGTTTGAGTAGTGAACAATTAGCACTATGGGCAAAGGTTTAA
- a CDS encoding DUF4143 domain-containing protein: protein MLDTKTVNRYLDLLVDLLLVRRLLPWHSNLGKRLVKSPKVYIRDSGLLHALLNISDFDMLLGHPVVGGSWEGFVIENLLNAAPSSSTAGFYRSSSGAEIDLIIQLPQQGIWAIEIKRSSSAKPRQGFYNACADINPQQRFVVQGGHERYPIGEGVEVIGLRLLVELLEQAN, encoded by the coding sequence ATGCTGGATACTAAAACGGTCAATCGCTACCTTGATTTATTGGTGGATTTACTATTGGTGCGCCGCCTATTACCTTGGCACAGTAACCTAGGTAAGCGTCTGGTCAAATCACCGAAAGTTTATATTAGGGATAGTGGTCTACTGCATGCATTACTCAATATCAGTGATTTTGACATGCTATTAGGTCATCCCGTAGTAGGAGGCAGTTGGGAAGGTTTTGTAATTGAAAATCTATTAAATGCGGCTCCATCCTCTAGTACCGCAGGGTTTTATCGCTCTAGTTCAGGTGCAGAAATAGATTTAATTATTCAGCTTCCCCAACAAGGTATTTGGGCTATTGAAATAAAGCGCTCTAGTAGCGCCAAACCGCGCCAAGGATTTTATAACGCTTGTGCAGACATTAATCCCCAACAACGTTTTGTGGTACAAGGTGGTCATGAACGCTACCCCATAGGTGAAGGAGTAGAGGTAATAGGCTTGCGGCTCTTAGTAGAGTTACTAGAGCAGGCTAACTAG